A segment of the Pedobacter faecalis genome:
GCTTAGCGGTATGAAAGTAGACCGGCTCGCCGGTAGCAAACAGGTCCTGCTCAATTAAGTAACCGCCATCCTCTACATCTACCCGGTACCCGTCTTCCTTGATCTGCTCCACCAACTGATACGTACCCCGGTAGTCGCCATTCAGATATACCTCAACCCAGCGGGAGTCGGGCGTAAATTCCCTGCCGATGTTCCGGCTTAGCGTAAAGGCCAGTTCATTGCGCATCAGCGTTTTATCGGCATAATTGGCAAGCAAAACCCAGTGCCTGTTTTCGCGCATACCGAGCAACGATGCCTTCTTTTCCAGTTTAATGCGGTAGGGCTTCTTTGGCATGTCGTTCCAGGTAGAGTTGCCCCGCCCCTTAATTTCCGTTTTACCGTCAAATGCCACATCCTTGAAATTGCTTACAATTTTGATGGTACCGTTTACATATACATCTTTACTGTTTATAGGTGCACCATTGGTATTGATGTAAAGCACTGAAATACCATTGTCGGTAAACTTTACCGTATACGTTTTTTTAGTACCGTCTTCTGCCAGCACGGTGTAGTCGAGCTTGTTGCTGAAGTTATTGGCCGTTACGCCGCTCGACTGTTCGAGCGCACCGACTTTGATTCCGACGCCCTCATACTCAAATTCGGGTATAAGTGAAGTAATATTGGTTCCAGCAAAAGCTCTTGCGTAAACGGTGTCTCCGATTATTTCACCCTGCACGTCGTGCACAAGCACAGGATTTTTGTCCGCCTTAAACACAATTGATTTCAGTGTTTTGTCGCTCTTCAGCTCAACAACTGGCTCTTGAGGTTTCTCGTCTTTCTTACATGCCGAAAGAAAAACCAGAAAGAAAAACAGGTGTTTTATACAGGTTCTGTTCGTGATCATAAATCGTATATTTGGTTATATTTCAGGGCGTTCTGGCCCGTTAAATAGTCAATATACAAAATAAAGTTCGAATTGCGCGGCCCTACCACCCTATTCAGGTTACACTCAGCAGGAAGCTTGATGCTTTCCTGCTGATACCGATACCTAATTGTTCTTTAATCCGAAGTGCCTGAAGATAGCCTGCTCACCTGTACCTTTAGCTACGATGCCTGCGCGATAGCCCATGCCCCATGGCGCATACCTGGAAGCATTGAAATCAGTTGAATACAGCTTAACCCAGTCAGATTCTTGATTTTTATAGAAGAAATCGATGAACTTGCCGTTGTTGCTGATCTGCATTTTCAAATCAATGGTGCCCGACAATGACTCGTTGCTTTGCTTCAGGACCTCATACTTTTTGTTCAGGTTATTGAACACAACAAACCCTTGCTTGGAGGCAGCGATGCCGATGCCGCCGAGTTCTCCGGGCCATTTGCTTTCAAAGATAGCACCGCCAAGGCACACACCGGCTGTAGCTCCGGTTACTTCCACCTCCGCCGTAATGTCGAAGTTAACGGTCTTGATGTACTGTCCAAGGAATGTGCCCAGCTCGTGATTGTCGTTGCCTGCAGTCAGGTGAAGCCCTTTATCGAAACTCATCTGCGGTTTCTGCAGTTTGGATGGCCATTGCCAAACCAGGCTTAACTGATTGTCTTTACGGAAGTCGTTATAGAAATCGAGTTCTTGCTTAGGCCGGTTGGCCACAGTGGCATTGTGCAGCACCGGCCAGCCATCGGCACCCATTTTGAGTTCTTCAATGATACCTTCGCGACCAACAAACACATCGTATTCTTTGTTAAAGGCGTGGTAAAGCATAAACAAACGGTTGTCGGCCGATTGTACTACGGTACCATGACCAGGGCATCTCCAGCGGTCGTTGCTCACCATCACCGGGTTCTTTTCGTACTTCTCCCATTTACCTTCGGCCAGGTTGCGTGTGCGTGCAATACCCGTTTTGTAATTGCAATTGGCATCGCAACATCCGCCGACAGCGTACAAGCTGTACACGTATTCGCCTAACCTGAAAAAGCAGGCGCCTTCTACCAGGGCTGTTTCCCAGGGCTGGCTGTTGGTGTAAACTTTGCGTTTGGTACCGAGCAACTTTGTGCGGCTTTCGTTGATTTCCTGCACCCATATCCAGCTTTCCTTGCCGCATCCGTTACCGTCGTTCTTCCAGAACGCGTATATTTTACCGTTATCCTGAAACTCGAAGGCATCGATTGCTCCACAGTCGTCCTCAATGATCACCGGACCGTTGTCGGTAAACTTGCCAGTCTCGATCTCATCGGCATCTATCCAGGCAATACCGCATTGCAAACCCGGGTTGCCATTTACTTTCCTGTTGTGCGCGGTATAATACGCATAAATCCGGTTTTGTTTGGCATCGTAGGCGAGCTCTGAAGCCCAGAAGTTATTCTCGCCCCATTGGTCTTTCATGTCCTTGAAACCTCCCGGGAATACATGGTTTACCAGCTTCCAATCGCGCAAATTGGTGGATTTATATATGGTAAAATAGGGCGCCCACTCGTTGGTAGTAGAGGTAGCGTAGTATACCTTCCCTACCCGTATGATGGAAGGGTCAGGGTTATCTCCAGGGAGCGCAGGATTTACCAGTGGTACAGGCGCAGTTGTCGCTGAATTGCCCGTATCCTGCTTTTTTAGTCCGCATGAAAATAACGCCAGGGCAATAAATGCCGATGCAGCGGAGAATTTAATGTTTTTCAAAGTCATGTTTATGAGTAAGTTTCAAATCTAATGCTTTTTCTGAACTACCGGCCATCCGTCTTCCCAGAATAGCTTCTCGATGCCGAGACGCTCATAGCTGTCGGTATAGCTGTGGAATGCCATGTAATCGATCCCGTCAAAAGTGTAGGCAGAATTGTGTCCTCTTGCGTATACTTTGCGGTCGGGACCAGTATCGCCGCCCAGCACCAGCGTACCACCATTCTTGGCCATGCTCTTGCCTTCCCGGTCGAGATACGGGCCTGTGATCTTTTCGGAACGGCCGACCCGGATATTGTAAGTGCTGTTTGCACCTGCGCAACAGGCATCCCAGGACACGAACAGGTAATAGTATTTTCCTTTCTTAAAAATGAAAGGCGCTTCCACTGCCCCGTTGCCCACCTCCTCGTCAGTATATTTAAAGTCGCGCGGCCGAGCTGCTATGGTATGCCAGATCTGCGGCTCGGCAGGTGTCTTAAAATCACTCCCGAGTTTAACAAGCTTGAGGCCATTCCAGTGTGAGCCAAAGCTTAACCATGGCGTACCGTTCTCATCTACAGTAAGGTTTGGATCGATCGCGTTCCAGTCGTCGCGGCCGGTGACTGACTGAACAACCATGCCCTCATCTACCCATTTATAATCCTTAGAAGTCGGATCAAGCGTTTTATTGGTCGCCATCCCAATGACCGAGGTATTTTTACCGAAAATAGATGTGGCATAATACAGGTACCATTTGCCGTTATGAAAGCTCAGATCGGGCGCCCAGAAACCAAGGCCTTTAAAACCGGGTAATCGCTGCGCCACCCATTGGGGTGCTTCGCTAAACACTGACGGACGTTTTTCCCAGGTCTTCATGTCTTTAGACGACCATACCTGTATGCCTCCCCCTGTGAAATACACATAATAGGTATCGCCTTCTTTGGCCATACAGGGATCCCTTACACCCGGATCGGTAGTCACATCACCCAGCTTAAATCTGCCCCTGCTTTGTGGGGTTCCGGTGGGTTGTTGCGCATAGAGCGACATGCTGAAGGACAGCAGCATGGTTAATAAAACAAGCTTCATTTGTGTTCTTATCTGGTTAAATAAGCTGGCAATATAAGCATAGCCTTCGTTAAGTTACAAAATTCTGACGCAAAAGCGGCGCTATAAAACATACCAAGTGGTATCTTTGGCTCATGACCATGTCGAAAGCTGCGGCCACAAAACAAGCGATCTTAGCGAAGTCCCTGGAACTCATTTACCGGAAGGGGTATCATGGCACCAGCATTGACGATATCATTAAGACGACCAATGTAACTAAGGGCGCCTTCTTTTATCATTTCAAATCGAAAGAAGAAATGGGCCTGGCCATCATCAACGAGATCTTCTACCCGCAGGTAATGGATGGACTCGGAAGGCCGCTGAGCCAGGGTGAAGATGTCACTGAGGGGATATATAAGATGCTGCATACATTGCTGTTCGACGATTCTGTTTTCAGGGTGGAATACGGTTGCCCTGTGGTAAATCTCGTTGAGGAAATGTCGCCAGTAAGCGAAGCATTCAGAAAGGCCTTAGGCCGACTGATGCAGCGGGTTGCGGAGGCTCTGGAATCTGCGCTCCTTGGGGCGCAGAAGAATGGTCAGATCAGGGCTGATGTGGATACCAAGGGGGTGGCGACTTTCATTCTAACCGGTTACAGTGGTGTCAGAAACCTGGGGAAGGTTTTGGGAAGAACTGCCTATACGGGTTTCCTGAAAGAAATGAAAACGTATTTATCTCGATTAAAATAAGCATTTTAAAAAATTTTAAAAAAAACATACCAATTAGTATCTTTCATGATGTACGAACTTTTACTCCCGCTCCATTCCTTGTTCAGATGGCTTGTTCTTTTCAGTCTCTTCTGTGCCGTTTTTACAGCGCTTTTCGCCTATGTAAAAGGCTCACCATTCAGCAAATGGCATAATAGCCTTCGCCATTGGACAGCGACAATTGCGCATATACAGCTAATGCTGGGTATTTTGATCTACACGAAAAGTCCGCTGGTTAAAGCATTTTTTTCTGCGCCGGCCGACCATGGCGGTCGTGCAGGCTTCTCCTTTTTTGCGGTTGTACATTTGGGGCTTATGCTGTTAAGTATTGTCTTGATTACCATTGGCTCTGCAAAAGCGAAAAGGCAACAGGAAAGTGCTGAAAAATTCAAGACGATGTTGGTCTGGTTTTCCATTGCGCTGCTGATCATTCTGGCAGCCATTCCCTGGCCATTTTCACCATTGGCAAGTCGCCCCTATTTCCGAAACTTTTAAATGCAAAACGATATGATCAATTTTCTTAAAACCCCAATTGGCCGGCTTCGCCTGATCGGATACCTGGAAGGCATTTCACTCCTCGTCCTGGTGTTCGTTGCGGTTCCGCTGAAATATTTTTTCGACTACCCGGACCTGGTGAGGGCACTCGGTCCGATACACGGGGCGCTGTTTCTGCTTTTCCTGTATTCTGCCATTAGCGTGGGTATAGAAGAAAAATGGCGTTTTAGAGAAACGACCTGGAAGGTGCTGCTGGCATGCCTGATACCTTTTGGAACTTTTTATATAGATAGATTTATCCTCGGGAAGTACCGGTCTCTTAAAACCTGAACGTGGTGAAGCGGGTGGCCGGCGATAATGTAAGCCAGCGCAAGGGTCGAATTAATGATATTGCTGCACAGGCCTGTACGACGCAACATGGGTTCGTCGAAGCTGCTGAAGAGGGCTATGGTACTTTGTCTTACCAAGTCAACTTCATGCAGCAGATCCTCGATAGTACGCTGACTGGCATTGGTGTGTATAGCAAAGTTCTCTTCATCAAAGCCAGGCAAAGCCGTCTGATCGTTACGGGCAATGCGAAGCGCCCGGTAACTTAGTATGTGTTCAGTATCGATCAGGTGCTGAAGGATATCTTTTGCCGTCCACTTTCCAGGCGCATAGACCTGGTCGCCCAACTGTTTCAGCTTCACCAGGTCATCTGCGCGGAATATACTCCGGTGCCTCTGCAACACTTCCGATACCGGCACGTCGTCTGCGAACCGGATATATCCTTGCTGCCATTCATGTATCGGGTGAATTGCTGTGATGTCTGCTTTTGTCATACACAAAAATAAGCATACAATTTTGTTTTGGCCGCAGAACGTTCACAGTTATGTTTAACTAAATTTATTAGTTATTAAAGATGATTTTATACTAACTATATTAGTTTAAATGATATATTTGGGTCCACTATTTAACAACACTTGTATGTACCGAAATATTCACGATTTTCTGGAGAACTGGAAATACGAAACTGAAAGCACGCTTAAATTACTTAACCACATTACTGAGGAAACCCGTGCAACACTAGTCCATGAACACGTTCGTTCATTAGAACGCCTTGCCTGGCACTTAACCCAAACGATTACCGAAATGGGGCATAAAGCGGGTTTATTTGCTGAAGATCCGTTGGAGCATTTGCCCGTGCCAGGGAGCTTTACCGACCTGATTTCGGTCTACGCAGACTACGCGGCTCAGATCGCCAAGGCCATACCTCTAAAGTGGACAGATTCTGTCCTCGCCGAGAAGGTAAATATGTATGGCGACGAATGGACTAAAGGAACCGTTCTGCATATTTTGATTACGCATCAGTCTCATCATCGCGGACAAATGACAGTTATTATGCGAATACTTGGTTTACCGGTTCCTGGTTTATACGGCCCGTCAAAAGAAGAATGGGCAGAGATTGGAATGACTGCTCCTGAGTAGTCGTCGCTAGCGTTGTGATCAAAAACTAAAAGGCCTTAAATCGTTGATTTAAGGCCTTTTTAATAGAATTTGACTTCTATTTTGTCGGGGTGGCAGGATTCGAACCTACGACCTCCACATCCCAAATGTGGCGCGATACCGGGCTACGCTACACCCCGAACTGGTATCGTCTTTATGACTTTCTTTTGAATACCTTCCAGGTATTTTGTCGGGGTGGCAGGATTCGAACCTACGACCTCCACATCCCAAATGTGGCGCGATACCGGGCTACGCTACACCCCGAACTGGTATCTTTTCTTTCCAAAGCTTGTCGCTGTGGAGCGCAAAGATATGAAAAAAAGATCTCCGTACAAATATTTATCAAAAAGGCCGGAATTTTTATATATCCGGCCTTTTTGATATTAATCTTCGCTGGTGAGTTGCCTATTTGCTGGTAATTTTACGGATAAAATCGACCTCCTCCTTTTTATAAGGTGTGCCGTCCGTATGGAAGATATCATGAAACCAAAGCGGTGGCTCCGCGGTGTAAGTTTTTGTCCAACTGTCCCATGGATAAATGGTCTGGCTTTTTCCGTTTACGAAGCCCCAGTTGATCATGCCAACATTGTGCTTTTTTGCGATGGGCAAAAAGCCTGCGAAAGTACTGCCGTTGGGACGTGCCATGTATTCGGTACAGATAATGGGACGCTCATATCTCTGCAACCATTTGATGCGCATTTCGAATTCATCCGGATTGCCATAGTTGTGGAAGGTTATGATGTCTGACTGTTCAAGCTGCAACGCTTCAATGGGTTTGAGCTTGCTTTCCTCCGACCAATCGCCTGCCCATACACCTGAAGTAAGTGGCTGAGATGGCGCCACCGACCGCGCCCAGGCAAAGGTCTTGGCAAGCAAAGGGATGATCAACTCTACTTTGTTTGGAATTTCAACCTTTTCGTACGAAGGTCCCGTCATGTTCTCAGGTTCGTTCCACAAATCCCAGGCTAGAATACGCTGGTCATTTTTAAAGCGTGTAAGGACTGCTTTAACATACTTTTCTAGCCTTGGGTATTGGGTTGAATCTTTAAGCGCTAGCTGACCTGGACTCTGAACCCAGCCAGGGTTATGGGTAAATGGTTTGGGTGGAGCCTGCTTTCCCAACTTAGGAAAAGGATCCCAGCAGGAATCGAAAAATACAAGCACCGGCCTGATTTGATGTTTCGCAGCTATATCCAGAAAGGTATCCATGCGCTTTAAAAAGCCTGAAGGATCTTGCAGATACAGCAAATCATGAAGATAAACGCGAGCGGTATTCATACCAATTGATTTAGCCCAGCCAAGCTCCCTGTTGATAGTTACGGTGTCAAAGGACTCTGCCTGCCACATTTCTAACTGGTTTACCGCCGTGCTTGGAACGAAGTTGGCGCCTACAAGCCAGGGCTGCTTGTCGTACCAGGCACTAGCCTTCTCTTTTGTCCATTTTACATTTTGTGCTTCAGATGATTTCACGGTAGAACAGCTCTGCATGAAAAGCAATAGCGCACATAGCAATGGAACAGTAGTTTTAAATAGATAATTCATAAAAAATAGAGTTTATAAAAATTGGATTCATTTGTTGTGATTAATTAGCCTGCCCTTAATCATCCACACCTCTGTTTTGCTGGAGTAGGCATTTGTGCTCGCCACAGCTATAATGGTATCGTCATTAAGTATGACGAGACTGTTCCACAGACAGGATTTATTCGCAGGTATAAGAAATGGCACGGATTTGTGCGTAAAGTTTTCCGCATTAGCATCTCCGATAACCACCTTCATGTCGGCAAAATTCATGTTGTTGGTCCGTCCTTCCGTACCTTGATAGGACATGATGGTCTCTCCGGTACTCAGCTGCCGCAGATACGGTGCTCCGGCGTATAGATCATCTGCAATTCTATCAGCTAAAGCATAAATTCGGTTGGGGCTGACTGCCCCGACCGGACTTGCCCATGTACCGTTAGCCCTGTTTTTGATGATGTAAGGTTTAAAGGTATTTACAGCATTGTCTTCGATAGCTACCGCAATTCCGGCACCGTTGCGAAGCATCAAAGGAACCGGCATACCGTCTCTCCTCCCTGGACGAAAACTAACAACCTCCGGACTGGTAGTCCAACTGTCGCCATGATCTGCGGAGCGGAGCATGGAGATGTTCTGCTCGTCTGAGTCGGTATAAGGCCCTTCATTAGCAAAATATACCTGTATTTCCCCATCAGGAAGTTGAATTGCGGAGGGCTCCCAGCACCCGTTCTTAAACTCATGTCCTGCCTCATACAGAAGTTGTTCGCTGCTCCAGCTGGCTCCGCCATCATTACTCTTCCTGGCCAGGATACTAAACTTCCGAGAGGGGGAAATATTATAGGGCCGGCCGTTATAAAACACCAGAATATGATTGTTGTTAAGAACCAACAGATCTGGTACCGACATGTTGGAACCATCTTTTCGGGCGGCGACAACCGTTGCATCTGACCAGCTTTTGCCGGCATCTCCGCTCCTGACGCTTACAATACTTCCATCAGCTTCGTAAACGGCCAGAAGAGAACCATCGGATAACTGTGCTATCCTGCAATAACCTGAATAATTCGCATTGGCAGTAGGCGAGGAAATTCTGCTGAGCGTAGATTGCTCCCATTCAATGCGTTTGCCTTTCTTTTCGGCTGGCTGCTCTATTTTAGGATGCTGACTTTTAGTGCAGCAAAATGCCGCCAATAGAATAAAAACAGTTGCAGCCAGGCTTTTTGGCTTAATCTCATAGCGCATTGTTAGCTTTTCTTTTGGTGT
Coding sequences within it:
- a CDS encoding cellulase family glycosylhydrolase, encoding MNYLFKTTVPLLCALLLFMQSCSTVKSSEAQNVKWTKEKASAWYDKQPWLVGANFVPSTAVNQLEMWQAESFDTVTINRELGWAKSIGMNTARVYLHDLLYLQDPSGFLKRMDTFLDIAAKHQIRPVLVFFDSCWDPFPKLGKQAPPKPFTHNPGWVQSPGQLALKDSTQYPRLEKYVKAVLTRFKNDQRILAWDLWNEPENMTGPSYEKVEIPNKVELIIPLLAKTFAWARSVAPSQPLTSGVWAGDWSEESKLKPIEALQLEQSDIITFHNYGNPDEFEMRIKWLQRYERPIICTEYMARPNGSTFAGFLPIAKKHNVGMINWGFVNGKSQTIYPWDSWTKTYTAEPPLWFHDIFHTDGTPYKKEEVDFIRKITSK
- a CDS encoding glycoside hydrolase family 43 protein, whose translation is MTLKNIKFSAASAFIALALFSCGLKKQDTGNSATTAPVPLVNPALPGDNPDPSIIRVGKVYYATSTTNEWAPYFTIYKSTNLRDWKLVNHVFPGGFKDMKDQWGENNFWASELAYDAKQNRIYAYYTAHNRKVNGNPGLQCGIAWIDADEIETGKFTDNGPVIIEDDCGAIDAFEFQDNGKIYAFWKNDGNGCGKESWIWVQEINESRTKLLGTKRKVYTNSQPWETALVEGACFFRLGEYVYSLYAVGGCCDANCNYKTGIARTRNLAEGKWEKYEKNPVMVSNDRWRCPGHGTVVQSADNRLFMLYHAFNKEYDVFVGREGIIEELKMGADGWPVLHNATVANRPKQELDFYNDFRKDNQLSLVWQWPSKLQKPQMSFDKGLHLTAGNDNHELGTFLGQYIKTVNFDITAEVEVTGATAGVCLGGAIFESKWPGELGGIGIAASKQGFVVFNNLNKKYEVLKQSNESLSGTIDLKMQISNNGKFIDFFYKNQESDWVKLYSTDFNASRYAPWGMGYRAGIVAKGTGEQAIFRHFGLKNN
- a CDS encoding TetR/AcrR family transcriptional regulator, which encodes MTMSKAAATKQAILAKSLELIYRKGYHGTSIDDIIKTTNVTKGAFFYHFKSKEEMGLAIINEIFYPQVMDGLGRPLSQGEDVTEGIYKMLHTLLFDDSVFRVEYGCPVVNLVEEMSPVSEAFRKALGRLMQRVAEALESALLGAQKNGQIRADVDTKGVATFILTGYSGVRNLGKVLGRTAYTGFLKEMKTYLSRLK
- a CDS encoding CotH kinase family protein, with amino-acid sequence MITNRTCIKHLFFFLVFLSACKKDEKPQEPVVELKSDKTLKSIVFKADKNPVLVHDVQGEIIGDTVYARAFAGTNITSLIPEFEYEGVGIKVGALEQSSGVTANNFSNKLDYTVLAEDGTKKTYTVKFTDNGISVLYINTNGAPINSKDVYVNGTIKIVSNFKDVAFDGKTEIKGRGNSTWNDMPKKPYRIKLEKKASLLGMRENRHWVLLANYADKTLMRNELAFTLSRNIGREFTPDSRWVEVYLNGDYRGTYQLVEQIKEDGYRVDVEDGGYLIEQDLFATGEPVYFHTAKRMPFVIKYPDEDEITSEQKDYIKTHFQKLEDAMYGDQYTDPQNGYRKYFDVDSYVDFYIVNEVIGNPDAFRSTYMYKKKDNDKIYVGPIWDFDKAANNDNRLGNQVNGLMADHAFEPKIWFKQLMTDRSFRQRIRSRWNELKPKIQAVPDLVPVIEKRLAVSQVRNFTKWDILKKQSYLEMYVSGWYTGDVKYLKDFLTNHIAWLDTKFNSNEYQ
- a CDS encoding arabinan endo-1,5-alpha-L-arabinosidase, with translation MKLVLLTMLLSFSMSLYAQQPTGTPQSRGRFKLGDVTTDPGVRDPCMAKEGDTYYVYFTGGGIQVWSSKDMKTWEKRPSVFSEAPQWVAQRLPGFKGLGFWAPDLSFHNGKWYLYYATSIFGKNTSVIGMATNKTLDPTSKDYKWVDEGMVVQSVTGRDDWNAIDPNLTVDENGTPWLSFGSHWNGLKLVKLGSDFKTPAEPQIWHTIAARPRDFKYTDEEVGNGAVEAPFIFKKGKYYYLFVSWDACCAGANSTYNIRVGRSEKITGPYLDREGKSMAKNGGTLVLGGDTGPDRKVYARGHNSAYTFDGIDYMAFHSYTDSYERLGIEKLFWEDGWPVVQKKH
- a CDS encoding DUF3817 domain-containing protein, which produces MINFLKTPIGRLRLIGYLEGISLLVLVFVAVPLKYFFDYPDLVRALGPIHGALFLLFLYSAISVGIEEKWRFRETTWKVLLACLIPFGTFYIDRFILGKYRSLKT
- a CDS encoding DinB family protein produces the protein MYRNIHDFLENWKYETESTLKLLNHITEETRATLVHEHVRSLERLAWHLTQTITEMGHKAGLFAEDPLEHLPVPGSFTDLISVYADYAAQIAKAIPLKWTDSVLAEKVNMYGDEWTKGTVLHILITHQSHHRGQMTVIMRILGLPVPGLYGPSKEEWAEIGMTAPE
- a CDS encoding DinB family protein, with the translated sequence MTKADITAIHPIHEWQQGYIRFADDVPVSEVLQRHRSIFRADDLVKLKQLGDQVYAPGKWTAKDILQHLIDTEHILSYRALRIARNDQTALPGFDEENFAIHTNASQRTIEDLLHEVDLVRQSTIALFSSFDEPMLRRTGLCSNIINSTLALAYIIAGHPLHHVQVLRDRYFPRINLSI
- a CDS encoding sialidase family protein; this translates as MRYEIKPKSLAATVFILLAAFCCTKSQHPKIEQPAEKKGKRIEWEQSTLSRISSPTANANYSGYCRIAQLSDGSLLAVYEADGSIVSVRSGDAGKSWSDATVVAARKDGSNMSVPDLLVLNNNHILVFYNGRPYNISPSRKFSILARKSNDGGASWSSEQLLYEAGHEFKNGCWEPSAIQLPDGEIQVYFANEGPYTDSDEQNISMLRSADHGDSWTTSPEVVSFRPGRRDGMPVPLMLRNGAGIAVAIEDNAVNTFKPYIIKNRANGTWASPVGAVSPNRIYALADRIADDLYAGAPYLRQLSTGETIMSYQGTEGRTNNMNFADMKVVIGDANAENFTHKSVPFLIPANKSCLWNSLVILNDDTIIAVASTNAYSSKTEVWMIKGRLINHNK